A genome region from Penaeus vannamei isolate JL-2024 chromosome 20, ASM4276789v1, whole genome shotgun sequence includes the following:
- the LOC138865228 gene encoding uncharacterized protein yields the protein MDEVFGNSSSETVMEADLSRVLAHINQDIADLQYLQLQHEPPKPAARAAHTQPPAAITTNVAHIVNRPMPRAYVGVAPPCSARAPQEKGVGAVAHVPVITSVGRHLDRNSGVQEATGGSMALRHTQSAVVGRVCQSQSPRPRALSTGAAAYQVYHPNPPCLQGHRQESLPKSATPFPLGPRSAQEATHCYVNLQPPQRQDRPVSVYDNVVGPPPAATGTPPHSAPPVLSAASAPSLPAPKPLYMNVPLPAASRMSPQKERLNASACGSNSAPSTPRGGGGAPHRLHHSYIEIWTGSSEERDSLSDSECEELRRSFQEPQTPSSHRPSPGYVEMSSPYIKSPQVPSPFNGSVLADLANKLATYAGHQPRNIFCPFCPRYFGYEKSLGSHIHKVHREELNTMVESRPGQVQLQFCPICQARFFNNSVLPKHLIDFHRASVIEILEKNNCIMSDTAGIQCPFCTKKVPHGKTGEQVLLYHMQQLHLSDFEGMVNAKFKPLTSGASAESLRSLSSGDLSQLVSFRPGVTSTPGLSNKMGTMSLATGASGRNMEALDLDATWSSHRGKFRSPMPPPPPRPQGTGAKELTQPAPAQANVKENQKHLPVSTSKGILRHQSGLSRKPSVKRELRFSVPPVTSEEVFIPESPEQSTPERLANEQQQQQNYQNHHQLQQMQQMQGQEVCEDGSRRTIPIRVDSLSAADFMDLNEKAGGQRKRRRLGLGLRSRKAFKKRDKENIGERELSSFVSGASKIVDGAKKLITDGHQAGPGEVVPTAATRTYRRPRPVAVPRVPDLPPPSGTHTCPGNTEMMQQEENHPAVLDKEEDHGSDVSPFTHLKLYSPLRMFRCNTCRVKFCDNESLSGHIGSRHRGLLYLLRPQYGCGVCSARFYENKYLVKHCLQHHTSLLEIRSPRKHKIAIYRFTHA from the coding sequence ATGGACGAGGTCTTCGGCAACAGCAGCAGCGAGACCGTGATGGAGGCCGACCTCTCGCGCGTGCTCGCCCACATCAACCAGGACATCGCCGACCTGCAGTACCTTCAGCTCCAGCACGAGCCGCCCAaacccgccgcccgcgccgcccacacCCAGCCGCCCGCAGCCATCACCACCAATGTGGCGCACATCGTGAACCGGCCGATGCCCCGCGCCTACGTGGGCGTGGCCCCGCCGTGCTCCGCGAGGGCGCCGCAGGAGAAGGGCGTGGGCGCCGTGGCGCACGTGCCCGTCATCACCAGCGTGGGCCGCCACTTGGACAGGAACAGCGGCGTGCAGGAAGCGACGGGCGGCAGCATGGCGCTCAGACACACCCAGTCGGCCGTGGTCGGCCGCGTGTGCCAGAGCCAGTCCCCCAGGCCGCGGGCGCTCAGCACGGGCGCCGCCGCCTACCAGGTGTACCACCCGAACCCCCCGTGCCTGCAGGGCCACCGGCAGGAGAGTCTCCCGAAGAGCGCGACGCCCTTCCCCCTCGGCCCCCGCAGCGCCCAGGAGGCCACGCACTGCTACGTCAACCTGCAGCCGCCTCAGCGCCAGGATCGACCCGTGTCTGTGTACGACAACGTGGTCGGCCCCCCGCCCGCGGCCACGGGCACGCCGCCCCACTCGGCCCCGCCCGTCCTGTCTGCCGCGTCGGCCCCCTCGCTGCCGGCGCCCAAGCCGCTCTACATGAACGTGCCCCTACCCGCCGCCAGCCGCATGTCCCCGCAGAAGGAGAGACTGAACGCCTCCGCGTGCGGCAGCAACAGCGCGCCCTCCACcccgaggggcgggggcggggcgccccaccgcctccaccacagCTACATCGAGATCTGGACGGGGTCGAGCGAGGAGAGGGACTCGCTCAGTGACAGCGAGTGCGAGGAACTGAGGCGCTCGTTCCAGGAGCCGCAGACGCCCTCCTCGCACCGCCCTTCCCCCGGCTACGTGGAGATGAGCTCGCCGTACATCAAGAGCCCCCAGGTCCCCAGCCCCTTCAACGGCTCCGTCCTGGCCGACCTCGCCAACAAGCTGGCCACGTACGCCGGCCACCAGCCGCGGAATATCTTCTGCCCCTTCTGCCCGCGGTACTTCGGCTACGAGAAGAGTCTGGGCAGCCACATCCACAAGGTCCATCGCGAGGAACTCAACACCATGGTGGAGAGTCGCCCCGGCCAGGTGCAGCTGCAGTTCTGCCCCATATGCCAAGCGCGGTTCTTCAACAACTCGGTCCTGCCAAAGCATCTGATCGACTTCCACAGAGCGTCGGTCATTGAGATTTTGGAGAAGAACAACTGCATAATGTCCGACACAGCCGGCATTCAGTGTCCTTTCTGCACCAAGAAGGTTCCACATGGCAAAACGGGCGAACAGGTGCTGCTGTACCACATGCAGCAGCTGCACCTCTCCGACTTCGAGGGCATGGTCAATGCCAAGTTCAAGCCTCTGACCAGCGGGGCGTCAGCAGAGTCCCTTCGCAGTCTGTCGTCAGGGGACTTGTCTCAACTCGTCTCGTTTCGCCCGGGCGTGACCTCCACCCCCGGGCTGAGTAACAAGATGGGCACGATGTCGCTGGCCACGGGGGCGTCTGGCAGAAATATGGAGGCCTTGGATCTGGACGCCACGTGGTCGTCCCACCGTGGCAAGTTCAGGTCCCCGATGCCGCCGCCACCACCGCGACCCCAGGGAACAGGAGCAAAGGAGCTAACTCAGCCAGCACCAGCGCAAGCAAATGTAAAGGAAAATCAAAAGCATTTGCCCGTTTCAACAAGCAAAGGTATTCTGCGACACCAGAGTGGATTGAGTCGAAAGCCCAGTGTAAAGCGTGAGTTGCGGTTCAGTGTCCCCCCGGTCACCAGTGAAGAGGTCTTTATACCCGAGTCACCAGAACAGAGCACCCCGGAGCGCCTCGCGAacgaacagcagcagcaacagaatTACCAGAACCACCACCAGCTTCAACAGATGCAGCAGATGCAAGGCCAAGAGGTGTGTGAGGACGGTTCGAGGAGGACTATCCCCATCCGCGTCGACAGCCTCTCCGCGGCGGACTTCATGGACCTCAACGAGAAAGCtggagggcagaggaagaggaggcgtttGGGCCTAGGCCTACGCTCAAGAAAGGCTTtcaagaagagagacaaggagaacatTGGAGAACGGGAGCTTAGCAGCTTCGTCTCAGGGGCAAGCAAGATCGTTGACGGAGCCAAGAAGCTGATCACGGACGGACATCAGGCTGGCCCGGGCGAGGTCGTCCCAACTGCTGCCACAAGGACTTACCGTCGACCGAGGCCTGTAGCTGTGCCGCGGGTGCctgacctcccccctccttcgggCACGCACACATGCCCAGGAAACACCGAGATGATGCAGCAGGAGGAGAACCACCCAGCTGTGTTGGACAAAGAGGAAGACCACGGATCCGACGTGTCCCCCTTCACGCACCTCAAGTTGTACTCCCCGCTGCGCATGTTCCGCTGCAACACGTGCCGGGTCAAATTCTGCGATAACGAGTCCCTGAGCGGTCACATCGGGTCAAGACACCGTGGTTTGCTCTACCTTCTGAGACCACAGTACGGGTGCGGTGTGTGTTCTGCGCGATTCTACGAAAACAAGTACCTGGTGAAGCATTGTCTTCAGCATCATACATCGTTGCTTGAGATTCGTAGCCCCCGCAAACACAAAATAGCCATTTATAGATTTACTCACGCATAG
- the AP-1sigma gene encoding AP-1 complex subunit sigma-2 isoform X4 — MQFMLLFSRQGKLRLQKWYEAHPDKVKKKITRELISTILARKPKMSSFLEWKDLKIVYKRYASLYFCCAIEQEDNELLTLEIIHRYVELLDKYFGSVCELDIIFNFEKAYFMLDELMVGGEVCETSKKNVLKAIAAQDLLQEEETPQGLFEDHGLG; from the exons ATGCAGTTTATGCTATTATTCAGCCGTCAAGGCAAGCTGCGCCTTCAGAAATGGTACGAGGCTCACCCAgacaaagtgaagaagaagataacaAGAGAACTCATCTCTACCATCCTTGCCAGAAAACCTAAGATGTCCTCGTTTTTGGAGTGGAAGGACCTGAAAATTGTATATAAGAG ATATGCATCATTATACTTTTGTTGTGCCATAGAGCAGGAAGACAATGAACTCTTGACACTAGAGATAATTCATCGCTATGTCGAACTCCTTGACAAGTACTTCGGAAGT GTGTGCGAACTCGACATCATCTTCAACTTTGAGAAGGCGTACTTCATGTTAGATGAACTGATGGTGGGAGGTGAAGTTTGTGAGACCAGTAAGAAAAATGTTCTCAAGGCAATTGCGGCTCAGGACCTTCTGCAGGAG
- the AP-1sigma gene encoding AP-1 complex subunit sigma-2 isoform X3: MQFMLLFSRQGKLRLQKWYEAHPDKVKKKITRELISTILARKPKMSSFLEWKDLKIVYKRYASLYFCCAIEQEDNELLTLEIIHRYVELLDKYFGSVCELDIIFNFEKAYFMLDELMVGGEVCETSKKNVLKAIAAQDLLQEDEAVEGALREIGLY, from the exons ATGCAGTTTATGCTATTATTCAGCCGTCAAGGCAAGCTGCGCCTTCAGAAATGGTACGAGGCTCACCCAgacaaagtgaagaagaagataacaAGAGAACTCATCTCTACCATCCTTGCCAGAAAACCTAAGATGTCCTCGTTTTTGGAGTGGAAGGACCTGAAAATTGTATATAAGAG ATATGCATCATTATACTTTTGTTGTGCCATAGAGCAGGAAGACAATGAACTCTTGACACTAGAGATAATTCATCGCTATGTCGAACTCCTTGACAAGTACTTCGGAAGT GTGTGCGAACTCGACATCATCTTCAACTTTGAGAAGGCGTACTTCATGTTAGATGAACTGATGGTGGGAGGTGAAGTTTGTGAGACCAGTAAGAAAAATGTTCTCAAGGCAATTGCGGCTCAGGACCTTCTGCAGGAG
- the AP-1sigma gene encoding AP-1 complex subunit sigma-2 isoform X2: MQFMLLFSRQGKLRLQKWYEAHPDKVKKKITRELISTILARKPKMSSFLEWKDLKIVYKRYASLYFCCAIEQEDNELLTLEIIHRYVELLDKYFGSVCELDIIFNFEKAYFMLDELMVGGEVCETSKKNVLKAIAAQDLLQEDEIVEMALRDMGLI; this comes from the exons ATGCAGTTTATGCTATTATTCAGCCGTCAAGGCAAGCTGCGCCTTCAGAAATGGTACGAGGCTCACCCAgacaaagtgaagaagaagataacaAGAGAACTCATCTCTACCATCCTTGCCAGAAAACCTAAGATGTCCTCGTTTTTGGAGTGGAAGGACCTGAAAATTGTATATAAGAG ATATGCATCATTATACTTTTGTTGTGCCATAGAGCAGGAAGACAATGAACTCTTGACACTAGAGATAATTCATCGCTATGTCGAACTCCTTGACAAGTACTTCGGAAGT GTGTGCGAACTCGACATCATCTTCAACTTTGAGAAGGCGTACTTCATGTTAGATGAACTGATGGTGGGAGGTGAAGTTTGTGAGACCAGTAAGAAAAATGTTCTCAAGGCAATTGCGGCTCAGGACCTTCTGCAGGAG